One Onthophagus taurus isolate NC chromosome 11, IU_Otau_3.0, whole genome shotgun sequence genomic window carries:
- the LOC139431901 gene encoding ras-related and estrogen-regulated growth inhibitor-like yields the protein MMNKLVNLGLYPRQKTLKVMVLGQAGVGKSALVVRFITRRYIGEYDPTLEKVYNFNTVIDNRMVYFEILDTAGQIEQKNGESLTLEANIRWAEAFILMYSVTDKCSFDECCRLKFLINYHKCRKRLGNGSKEGITEVPVVLVGNKIDQINGRMVTLEEGQKRSKEIGCVCFHEISVRESIDQVASVFRDVCGFWSVQNKNPSKLKQSGSNNKDPIAPDTIRLLCSATVSFSGFFPSPSKPSLLNRRWTKVEVEENNTKESGLSPSEALFRELASTDRYLPKTWRWRYPPPSTSQQEFYPIARADRRMSI from the exons ATGATGAATAAATTag tTAACTTAGGACTCTATCCCCgacaaaaaactttaaaagttaTGGTTTTAGGACAAGCCGGAGTTGGAAAATCag ctcTGGTTGTTAGATTTATTACAAGACGTTACATCGGTGAATATGATCCAACATTGGAAAAAGTctacaattttaataccgTTATAGACAACCGAATGGTTtatttcgagattttagataCCGCGGGACAAATCGAACAAAAAAATGGCGAATCTTTAACTTTAGAGGCCAACATAAGATGGGCAGAAGCTTTTATCTTGATGTATTCGGTGACCGATAAATGCTCATTCGACGAATGTTGCCGTTTGAAATTCTTGATAAACTACCACAAATGTCGAAAAAGATTAGGAAATGGTTCGAAAGAGGGTATTACCGAAGTTCCCGTCGTTTTAGTCGGAAATAAAATCGATCAAATCAACGGTCGGATGGTTACGCTGGAGGAAGGTCAAAAAAGAAGCAAAGAAATCGGTTGTGTTTGTTTTCATGAAATTTCCGTTCGAGAGAGTATAGAtcaa gttgCTTCTGTTTTCAGAGACGTTTGTGGTTTTTGGAGCGTACAaaacaagaatccttcaaagTTGAAACAGAGCGGGAGCAACAACAAAGATCCAATTGCACCCGATACGATTCGACTTTTATGTTCGGCGACGGTTTCATTCAGTGGTTTCTTCCCAAGCCCTTCTAAACCCAGCCTTTTGAATCGACGATGGACGAAGGTCGAAGTTGAAGAGAACAACACCAAAGAGAGCGGTTTGAGTCCGTCTGAAGCTCTGTTCCGAGAACTAGCTTCAACGGACAGATATCTTCCAAAGACATGGAGATGGAGGTATCCACCACCCAGTACGAGTCAACAAGAATTTTACCCAATTGCACGTGCAGATAGACGAATgagtatataa